From Calothrix sp. PCC 6303, a single genomic window includes:
- a CDS encoding CobW family GTP-binding protein, whose amino-acid sequence MQSAVSPNQSPVMNSTKQGIPVTIITGFLGSGKTTLLNHILSNQQGLKTAVLVNEFGEIGIDNELIVSTDENMVELSNGCICCTINTDLVDAVYKILERRDNIDYLVVETTGLADPLPVALTFLGTELRDLTRLDSIVTVVDAANYSLDLFNSEAAHSQIAYGDVILLNKTDLVTESELNNLETKINQVKEGARIIRTKNSQVPLALILSVGLFASEKYFDLDEHHEHDHHHEHDHHEHDHENCEHDHEHHHHSAHLENDGFTSISFQSDKPFGIRQFQYFLDNQLPTNIFRAKGIMWFEESPKRHIFHLCGKRFTMDDDEWKGEKKNQLVLIGQNLDQEALLEQIKACVVE is encoded by the coding sequence ATGCAGTCAGCAGTAAGTCCCAACCAATCCCCGGTAATGAATTCCACTAAACAAGGAATACCAGTAACAATTATTACTGGCTTTCTAGGTAGCGGCAAAACTACTTTACTCAACCATATCCTCAGCAATCAGCAAGGTTTGAAAACGGCAGTTTTAGTTAACGAATTTGGTGAAATTGGTATTGATAATGAGTTAATTGTCAGCACTGATGAGAATATGGTGGAGTTAAGTAACGGTTGTATTTGCTGTACTATTAACACCGATTTGGTTGATGCTGTTTATAAGATTTTAGAACGTAGAGATAATATTGACTATTTGGTGGTAGAAACAACAGGACTTGCCGATCCTTTGCCTGTAGCTTTAACGTTTCTTGGTACCGAATTACGGGATTTAACCCGTTTAGATTCTATTGTCACCGTTGTTGATGCAGCTAATTATAGCTTAGACCTTTTTAATTCTGAAGCTGCACATAGTCAAATTGCCTACGGTGATGTCATTCTGTTGAATAAAACTGATTTAGTTACTGAAAGCGAATTAAACAACTTAGAAACCAAAATTAATCAGGTTAAAGAAGGTGCAAGAATTATTCGGACGAAAAATTCCCAAGTTCCTTTAGCTTTGATTCTGAGTGTGGGTTTATTTGCATCAGAGAAGTATTTTGATTTAGATGAACATCATGAACATGATCATCATCATGAACATGATCATCATGAACATGATCACGAAAATTGTGAACATGATCACGAACACCATCATCATTCTGCTCATTTAGAAAATGATGGTTTTACCTCCATTTCATTTCAAAGTGATAAACCATTTGGTATCCGTCAGTTTCAATATTTTCTAGATAATCAACTACCGACTAATATATTCCGTGCTAAGGGAATCATGTGGTTTGAAGAAAGTCCCAAACGCCATATTTTTCACCTTTGTGGCAAACGTTTTACGATGGACGATGATGAGTGGAAAGGGGAGAAGAAAAACCAACTTGTGTTAATTGGTCAAAACCTTGATCAAGAAGCTTTGCTTGAGCAAATTAAAGCTTGTGTTGTAGAATAG
- the cysS gene encoding cysteine--tRNA ligase, translating to MTLTVYNTLTRHLEAFETVEPGKVKMYCCGVTVYDYCHLGHARSYINWDTVRRYLAWRGYRVEYIQNFTDIDDKILNRAKEQGSTMEVVSNRFIDEYFTDIRRLNVTDADDYPRATEHIQDIQDLIQILVDKDLAYSAGGDVYYRVEKFPTYGKLSGRNLSDMQAGASGRVEAETSENTKKQYPLDFALWKGAKPGEPAWDSPWGQGRPGWHIECSAMIRSRLGETIDIHGGGGDLVFPHHENEIAQSEGAINKPLARYWTHNGMVMVDGQKMSKSLGNFITIRELLDGKWEKYPEPVHPMAVRLFVLQAHYRKPLDFTEDAIASSVNSWKTLQEGLVFGEQFGEKLGFTEDGNQLDKNLIERFESFGDDDFNFSGSLAVLFELAKELRREGNILVHEGKTKTNTAELQQAWYTLVTLAQVLGLEAKLEAVEDNSSAGFSDADIETLIEQRNAARKSKDFAESDRIRNQLQAQGVTLIDSKEGTRWHR from the coding sequence ATGACCCTAACCGTTTACAATACACTCACTCGTCACTTGGAAGCATTTGAAACCGTCGAGCCTGGAAAAGTAAAAATGTATTGCTGCGGTGTGACAGTATATGACTACTGCCATTTGGGTCATGCACGCTCATATATTAATTGGGATACGGTACGGCGGTATTTGGCTTGGCGTGGCTATCGGGTAGAATATATCCAGAATTTTACGGATATTGACGATAAAATTCTCAACCGTGCCAAAGAACAAGGCTCGACTATGGAAGTCGTTTCTAACCGCTTCATTGATGAATATTTTACCGATATTCGTCGCTTGAATGTTACGGATGCTGATGATTATCCCCGTGCAACTGAGCATATCCAGGATATCCAAGATTTAATTCAGATTCTAGTAGATAAAGATTTAGCTTACAGCGCTGGTGGTGATGTTTACTACCGCGTGGAAAAATTCCCGACTTACGGTAAACTCTCAGGTCGAAATTTATCCGATATGCAAGCGGGGGCTAGCGGGCGTGTAGAGGCAGAAACTAGCGAAAATACCAAAAAACAATACCCCCTCGACTTTGCGCTGTGGAAAGGGGCAAAACCAGGGGAACCAGCATGGGATTCGCCCTGGGGTCAAGGTCGTCCAGGATGGCACATTGAATGCTCGGCGATGATTCGTAGCCGCTTGGGTGAGACAATTGACATCCATGGTGGTGGAGGAGACTTAGTATTTCCCCACCACGAAAACGAAATTGCCCAATCTGAAGGTGCAATTAATAAACCTTTGGCGCGATACTGGACACATAACGGGATGGTGATGGTGGATGGACAGAAAATGTCCAAATCTCTGGGGAACTTCATCACAATTCGGGAATTGTTGGATGGAAAATGGGAAAAATACCCCGAACCAGTTCACCCAATGGCAGTACGCTTATTTGTATTGCAAGCACACTATCGCAAACCATTAGATTTTACCGAAGACGCGATCGCATCCTCGGTGAATAGTTGGAAAACTCTCCAAGAAGGTTTGGTTTTTGGCGAACAATTTGGAGAAAAACTCGGTTTTACTGAAGATGGCAACCAACTTGATAAAAATCTAATTGAACGCTTTGAATCTTTTGGAGATGATGACTTTAATTTCTCCGGTAGTTTAGCGGTATTATTTGAACTGGCAAAAGAACTACGTCGAGAAGGGAATATCCTAGTTCACGAAGGTAAAACCAAAACTAATACCGCAGAATTACAGCAAGCTTGGTATACATTAGTAACTTTAGCTCAGGTTTTGGGATTAGAAGCGAAGCTAGAAGCTGTTGAGGATAACTCTTCAGCAGGTTTCAGTGATGCTGACATCGAAACCTTAATTGAACAACGTAACGCAGCCAGAAAAAGTAAAGATTTTGCCGAAAGCGATCGCATTCGCAATCAACTCCAAGCCCAAGGCGTTACACTCATCGATAGCAAAGAAGGTACCCGCTGGCATCGGTAA